Proteins encoded together in one Microcaecilia unicolor chromosome 3, aMicUni1.1, whole genome shotgun sequence window:
- the LOC115464675 gene encoding olfactory receptor 1019-like — protein MGKENKTSVTEFILLGFSDNPHLQLFISGTVFLIFLISVLGNFMFLMLVCADPHLQKPMYFFLSNLSFIDIVTEYFLLSAMAYDRYVAICDPLRYTLIMNRRACVLLASMSWIFAFLNIGNSSVTLSTLLHSLMTGKSLISFSLCITQFYFFISFTVTENFLLSAMAYDRYVAICDPLRYTLIMNRKACILLASVSWIFAFLSMVLLAILISCVSFCKGNVINHFFCDFTALMKLSCSDVFYIEVVIFTEGVTLAIIPSILTLISYVFIISSILKTRSAKGKRKAFSTCSSHFTVICLFYGSLFGTYLRPSSTYSPGQDKLFSLLYTALIPMLNPIIYSLRNQDVKKAFTKVIAMNHIKDTSYYFPVMLLKIILLCKCYQIWKPFQPYYNG, from the exons ATGGGGAAGGAAAACAAGACCTCAGTGACGGAATTCATTCTCTTGGGATTCTCCGACAATCCTCACCTACAGCTCTTCATTTCTGGCACAGTTTTCCTGATCTTCCTGATCTCTGTGCTTGGAAACTTCATGTTTTTAATGTTGGTGTGTGCTGACCCTCACCTTCAAAAgcccatgtacttcttcctcagtAACCTGTCCTTCATAGATATTG TAACAGAATATTTCCTTCTTAGTGCCATGGCCTATGATCGATATGTTGCTATCTGTGACCCTTTACGTTACACACTTATCATGAACAGGAGAGCCTGTGTCCTTTTGGCATCTATGTCTTGGATATTTGCATTTCTGA ATATTGGTAActcctctgtcaccctctctACACTGCTGCATAGCCTTATGACAGGGAAGTCACTGATTTCATTTTCTCTGTGTATAACACAGTTTTACTTCTTTATTTCTTTCACAGTAACAGAAAATTTCCTTCTTAGTGCCATGGCCTATGATCGATATGTTGCTATCTGTGACCCTTTACGTTACACACTTATCATGAACAGGAAAGCCTGTATTCTTCTGGCATCTGTGTCTTGGATATTTGCATTTCTGAGTATGGTACTCCTGGCAATTTTAATATCTTGTGTCTCTTTCTGCAAGGGCAATGTGATTAACCATTTTTTCTGTGATTTCACAGCACTTATGAAACTCTCCTGTAGTGATGTATTCTACATTGAAGTTGTGATATTTACTGAAGGGGTTACTCTGGCAATTATTCCTTCCATACTAACCCTAATATCCTACGTCTTCATTATCTCCAGTATCTTGAAAACCCGTTCTGCAAAGGGAAAACGTAAAGCCTTCTCTACATGCTCCTCCCATTTTACTGTCATTTGTCTGTTCTATGGGTCTTTGTTCGGTACATACCTGAGACCATCTTCAACATATTCACCAGGTCAAGATAAACTCTTCTCTCTGTTGTACACAGCTCTGATTCCAATGTTAAATCCCATTATTTATAGCCTGAGAAATCAAGATGTGAAAAAAGCCTTCACAAAAGTCATAGCTATGAACCACATTAAGGATACCAGCTACTATTTTCCTGTTATGTTGTTAAAAATAATCCTTCTCTGTAAATGTTATCAAATATGGAAACCTTTCCAACCTTATTATAATGGATGA